A window from Garra rufa chromosome 14, GarRuf1.0, whole genome shotgun sequence encodes these proteins:
- the gpr4 gene encoding G-protein coupled receptor 4: MCNISTSCNVDSNIDQFFQPALYIIVIVLGFPTNCMALWAAYMQVRQKNELGVYLMNLSVADLLYIATLPLWIDYFVHHDNWIHGQVSCKLFGFIFYTNIYVSIAFLCCISVDRYLAVAHPLKFAKVRRVKTALLVSAVVWVTEIVANSAPLFHDELFKDRFNHTFCFEKYPMQDWVAGMNLYRTFLGFLAPWGMMLAAYRGILRAVRSNVSTERQEKAKIKRLALSLILIVLLCFAPYHVLLLWRSVLFLSNPCDCGAEENLFGAYHVTLALTSLNCVADPILYCFVNEGARNDVGRALATLFGLFQRGQSPETLMGASITVETPLAMKKPDFYSEVKTNAYKTDIEVLKDECLQMTILSVKK, translated from the coding sequence ATGTGTAACATCTCAACCTCATGCAATGTTGACTCAAACATAGACCAGTTCTTCCAGCCGGCGTTGTATATTATCGTCATCGTCCTTGGCTTCCCCACCAACTGCATGGCCCTGTGGGCCGCATACATGCAGGTCAGACAGAAGAACGAGTTGGGGGTCTACTTGATGAACCTCTCGGTGGCTGACCTCTTGTATATAGCAACTTTACCGCTTTGGATTGACTATTTCGTCCACCATGACAACTGGATCCACGGTCAAGTGTCCTGCAAGCTGTTCGGTTTCATCTTCTATACGAACATCTACGTCAGCATCGCCTTCCTCTGCTGCATATCTGTGGATCGTTACTTGGCGGTGGCTCATCCCCTGAAATTCGCTAAAGTCCGCAGGGTCAAAACAGCCTTGCTGGTAAGCGCCGTTGTGTGGGTAACAGAAATAGTAGCCAACTCTGCGCCTCTCTTCCATGATGAGCTTTTTAAGGACCGCTTCAACCATACCTTCTGCTTCGAGAAGTATCCCATGCAGGATTGGGTGGCCGGGATGAACTTGTACCGCACTTTCCTCGGCTTCTTAGCACCTTGGGGTATGATGTTGGCTGCGTACAGAGGCATCCTGAGAGCCGTGCGTAGTAACGTCTCCACTGAGCGCCAAGAGAAAGCCAAAATCAAGAGGCTGGCCCTCAGTTTGATCCTCATCGTCCTTCTCTGCTTTGCTCCCTACCATGTTCTCTTGTTGTGGCGCAGCGTGCTCTTCCTTAGCAATCCCTGCGATTGCGGCGCTGAGGAGAACTTGTTTGGTGCTTATCATGTGACTCTAGCACTCACCAGTCTCAACTGCGTGGCGGACCCTATCCTCTACTGCTTTGTCAACGAAGGGGCCCGTAATGACGTGGGCCGGGCCCTGGCCACTCTCTTCGGTCTCTTCCAGCGGGGACAAAGCCCAGAGACACTCATGGGGGCGTCCATTACCGTTGAGACACCCCTGGCTATGAAGAAGCCCGATTTCTacagtgaggtcaaaacaaatgcctataaaactgaCATTGAAGTGCTCAAGGACGAGTGCCTTCAAATGACCATTCTCAGTGTTAAAAAGTGA
- the polr1g gene encoding DNA-directed RNA polymerase I subunit RPA34, with product MSDSEDEACKQTEAPKKRVSKYECPADFVAMSYDSSAIALWDEDEDEEKELWLIKAPARFDPKCFKNLKLPLSGLEMVQSSGTTPQIYSILSSRTAPSDLHLLIPEKGFVKEKLTLKHQKPVLCSSGFSGVLKISESYGNCSESQGLVPIPAAPAPSIPAGLKQRFQPFGSSIAAHMQDEVTVVSPTAPKRTSQDPVEGEERKKKKKKKKDKRQEDREAVFVKEEQTQMDCDQLESSELMEEDSTEKRKIKKKKIKKEKERHSEDMVDASLTCKTEPLDPSYDDHIDTPGKTKKKKKKSSRHE from the exons ATGTCGGACAGTGAAGATGAAGCTTGTAAACAGACTGAAGCACCAAAGAAGAGAG TTTCAAAGTACGAATGTCCGGCTGATTTTGTGGCAATGTCGTATGATTCGTCCGCAATCGCCTTATGGGAcgaagatgaagatgaagagaAGGAATTATGGCTCATCAAAGCTCCAGCTCGTTTCGATCCTAAATG CTTTAAAAATCTCAAACTTCCCTTATCAGGACTGGAAATGGTCCAGTCTTCTGGCACGACCCCTCAGATCTACAGCATCCTCAGTAGCAGGACAGCCCCATCAGATCTCCATTTGCTCATTCCTGAAAAAGGGTTTGTGAAAGAGAAATTGACACTAAAACATCAGAAGCCTGTTCTCTGTTCCTCTGGCTTCAGTGGAGTCCTTAAGATCTCAGAGAGCTACGGAAACTGCAGTGAGAGCCAAGGTCTCGTTCCCATCCCGGCCGCTCCGGCTCCATCCATCCCAGCTGGTCTCAAGCAACGTTTCCAGCCTTTTGGTAGTTCCATTGCAGCTCACATGCAAGATGAAGTCACCGTAGTCTCTCCAACTGCTCCCAAGAGAACCAGTCAGGATCCTGTTGAAGGCGAGGAacggaaaaagaagaaaaagaaaaagaaagacaagAGGCAAGAGGACAGGGAAGCAGTTTTTGTCAAGGAAGAACAGACACAAATGGACTGTGATCAGTTAGAGTCATCTGAACTCATGGAGGAAGATTCGACGGAGAAAAGGAAGATAAAGAAGAAAAAgataaagaaagagaaagaaagacatagtGAAGACATGGTTGATGCAAGTTTAACATGCAAAACGGAGCCGCTGGATCCTTCTTATGATGATCACATTGACACCCCAGGGAAAacgaaaaagaagaaaaagaaaagtagTCGACATGAGTAG